In Drosophila innubila isolate TH190305 chromosome 2R unlocalized genomic scaffold, UK_Dinn_1.0 1_C_2R, whole genome shotgun sequence, the following are encoded in one genomic region:
- the LOC117782769 gene encoding titin-like isoform X1: protein MLSIAKNNGVHTVRPIYRCLSVNSTLMNFTRKQKEERPVNVFGRKQKEEKPFTVHGKIFYRKRSEEKPSESFDVSCKKQKEEKPYSVKIQCSYRKQKDEKPFVALESFCRKQQEEKPEIYGEILCKKLQEEKPVDVFGQVVSKTQQEERPFSVNGSFGKKQREEKPVDDDVSCKKQKEEKPYSVKIQSFRRKQKDERPFVALENFCKKQKEEKPEIYGEILSKKLQEEKPVDVYGQVVSKKQPEEKPFSVNGSFGKKQREEKPVDDDVSCKKQKEKPIDINEMVAFRQMEEKPIDINEMVSFRQKEEKPINVNEMVSFRQKEEKPMNINEMVSFRQKEEKPIDINEMVSFRQKEEKPIDINEMVSFRQKEEKPVDINEMVSFRQKEEKPIDINEMVSFRQKEEKPVDINEMVSFRQKEEKPVDINEMVSFRQKEEKPELSDISCKKQQEEKPFVANASFDRKQKEENPMNEMVCRKQKEEKPVDINEMVSFRQKEEKPIDINEMVSFRQKEEKPIDINEMVSFRHKEEKPVDVFGQVVSKKQQEEKPFSVNGSFGKKQREEKPVDDVSCKKQKEEKPVDINEMVSFLQKEEKPIDINEMVSFRHKEEKPVDVFGQVVSKKQQEEKPFSVNGSFGKKQREEKPVDDVSCKKQKEEKPFALIHEIFSKKQKDEKPLDFFGQVVSKKLQEEKPELYDISCKKLQEEKPVDVFGQVVSKKQQEEKPFFVNGSFGKKQREEKPVDDDVSCKKQKEEKPVDINEMVSFRQKEEKPIDINEMVSFRHKEEKPVDVFGQVVSKKQQEEKPFSVNGSFGKKQREEKPVDDDVSCKKQKEEKPLVALESFCKKQKEEKPFASIYEIFSKKQKDEKPIDFFGQVVSKKLQEEKPELYDISCKKLQEEKPYVANASFGR from the exons ATGTTGTCCATTGCAAAAAATAACGGTGTCCACACTGTCAGACCAATTTATCGGTGTCTGTCAGTCAATTCAACTCTCATGAATTTTACCAGAAAACAAAAGGAAGAAAGACCAGTGAATGTCTTTGGCAGGAAACAGAAGGAGGAAAAGCCTTTCACTGTGCATGGCAAAATCTTCTACAGGAAGCGAAGTGAAGAAAAACCATCAGAAAGTTTCGATGTCTCCTGCAAGAAGCAAAAAGAAGAGAAGCCATATTCTGTAAAGATACAGTGCTCTTATCGCAAGCAAAAGGATGAAAAGCCCTTCGTTGCATTGGAAAGCTTCTGCAGAAAGCAACAGGAAGAAAAACCAGAAATCTACGGGGAAATCTTATGCAAAAAGCTACAGGAAGAAAAGCCCGTAGATGTCTTTGGTCAGGTCGTAAGCAAAACGCAACAGGAGGAAAGACCCTTCTCTGTGAATGGAAGCTTTGGCAAGAAACAACGGGAAGAGAAACCAGTAGATGATGATGTCTCCTGTAAGAAGCAAAAGGAAGAGAAGCCATATTCTGTGAAAATACAAAGCTTTCGACGTAAGCAGAAAGATGAGAGGCCATTCGTTGCATTAGAAAACTtttgcaaaaagcaaaaggaagAAAAGCCAGAAATCTACGGGGAAATCTTAAGCAAAAAGCTACAGGAAGAAAAGCCCGTAGATGTCTACGGTCAGGTCGTTAGCAAAAAGCAACCGGAGGAAAAACCCTTCTCCGTGAATGGAAGCTTTGGCAAGAAACAACGGGAAGAGAAACCAGTAGATGACGATGTCTCCTGTAAGAAGCAAAAAGAGAAACCTATAGATATCAATGAGATGGTGGCCTTCCGTCAAATGGAAGAGAAACCTATAGATATCAATGAGATGGTCTCCTTCCGGCAAAAGGAAGAGAAGCCTATAAATGTCAATGAGATGGTCTCCTTCCGGCAAAAGGAAGAGAAACCTATGAATATCAATGAGATGGTCTCCTTCCGGCAAAAGGAAGAGAAACCCATAGATATCAATGAGATGGTCTCCTTCCGGCAAAAGGAAGAGAAACCCATAGATATCAATGAGATGGTCTCCTTCCGGCAAAAGGAAGAGAAACCTGTAGATATCAATGAGATGGTCTCCTTCCGGCAAAAAGAAGAGAAACCTATAGATATCAATGAGATGGTCTCCTTCCGGCAAAAGGAAGAGAAACCTGTAGATATCAATGAGATGGTCTCCTTCCGGCAAAAGGAAGAGAAACCTGTAGATATCAATGAGATGGTCTCCTTCCGGCAAAAGGAAGAGAAACCAGAGCTCTCCGACATTTCTTGCAAAAAGCAGCAGGAAGAAAAGCCGTTCGTTGCAAATGCCAGCTTTGACCGTAAGCAGAAGGAAGAAAATCCTATGAATGAGATGGTTTGCCG GAAGCAAAAGGAAGAGAAACCTGTAGATATCAATGAGATGGTCTCCTTCCGGCAAAAGGAAGAGAAACCTATAGATATAAATGAGATGGTCTCCTTCCGGCAAAAGGAAGAGAAACCTATAGATATCAATGAGATGGTCTCCTTCCGGCATAAGGAAGAAAAGCCCGTAG ATGTCTTTGGTCAGGTCGtaagcaaaaaacaacagGAGGAAAAACCCTTCTCTGTGAATGGAAGCTTTGGCAAGAAACAACGGGAAGAGAAACCAGTAGATGATGTCTCCTGTAAGAAGCAAAAGGAAGAGAAACCTGTAGATATCAATGAGATGGTCTCCTTCCTGCAAAAGGAAGAGAAACCTATAGATATCAATGAGATGGTCTCCTTCCGGCATAAGGAAGAAAAGCCCGTAGATGTCTTTGGTCAGGTCGtaagcaaaaaacaacagGAGGAAAAACCCTTCTCTGTGAATGGAAGCTTTGGCAAGAAACAACGGGAAGAGAAGCCAGTAGATGATGTCTCCTGTAAGAAGCAAAAGGAAGAGAAACCTTTTGCTTTAATTCATGAAATCTTTAGCAAGAAGCAAAAAGATGAAAAGCCATTAGATTTCTTTGGTCAAGTCGTGAGCAAAAAGCTACAGGAAGAGAAACCAGAGCTATACGACATTTCTTGCAAAAAGCTACAGGAAGAAAAGCCCGTAGATGTCTTTGGTCAGGTCGTAAGCAAAAAGCAACAGGAGGAAAAACCCTTCTTTGTGAATGGAAGCTTTGGCAAGAAACAACGGGAAGAGAAACCAGTAGATGACGATGTCTCCTGTAAGAagcaaaaagaagagaaaCCTGTAGATATCAATGAGATGGTCTCCTTTCGGCAAAAGGAAGAGAAACCTATAGATATCAATGAGATGGTCTCCTTCCGGCATAAGGAAGAAAAGCCCGTAGATGTCTTTGGTCAGGTCGTAAGCAAAAAGCAACAGGAGGAAAAACCCTTCTCTGTGAATGGAAGCTTTGGCAAGAAACAACGGGAAGAGAAACCAGTAGATGATGATGTCTCCTGTAAGAAGCAAAAGGAAGAGAAGCCCTTAGTTGCATTAGAAAGCTTTTGCAAAAAGCAGAAGGAAGAGAAACCTTTTGCTTCAATTTATGAAATCTTTAGCAAGAAGCAAAAAGATGAAAAGCCAATAGATTTCTTTGGTCAAGTCGTGAGCAAAAAGCTACAGGAAGAGAAACCAGAGCTGTACGACATTTCTTGCAAAAAGCTACAGGAAGAAAAGCCGTACGTTGCAAATGCCAGCTTTGGCCGTTAG
- the LOC117782769 gene encoding vicilin-like seed storage protein At2g18540 isoform X4, which translates to MLSIAKNNGVHTVRPIYRCLSVNSTLMNFTRKQKEERPVNVFGRKQKEEKPFTVHGKIFYRKRSEEKPSESFDVSCKKQKEEKPYSVKIQCSYRKQKDEKPFVALESFCRKQQEEKPEIYGEILCKKLQEEKPVDVFGQVVSKTQQEERPFSVNGSFGKKQREEKPVDDDVSCKKQKEEKPYSVKIQSFRRKQKDERPFVALENFCKKQKEEKPEIYGEILSKKLQEEKPVDVYGQVVSKKQPEEKPFSVNGSFGKKQREEKPVDDDVSCKKQKEKPIDINEMVAFRQMEEKPIDINEMVSFRQKEEKPINVNEMVSFRQKEEKPMNINEMVSFRQKEEKPIDINEMVSFRQKEEKPIDINEMVSFRQKEEKPVDINEMVSFRQKEEKPIDINEMVSFRQKEEKPVDINEMVSFRQKEEKPVDINEMVSFRQKEEKPELSDISCKKQQEEKPFVANASFDRKQKEENPMNEMVCRKQKEEKPINEMVCRKQKDENSRVSLRS; encoded by the exons ATGTTGTCCATTGCAAAAAATAACGGTGTCCACACTGTCAGACCAATTTATCGGTGTCTGTCAGTCAATTCAACTCTCATGAATTTTACCAGAAAACAAAAGGAAGAAAGACCAGTGAATGTCTTTGGCAGGAAACAGAAGGAGGAAAAGCCTTTCACTGTGCATGGCAAAATCTTCTACAGGAAGCGAAGTGAAGAAAAACCATCAGAAAGTTTCGATGTCTCCTGCAAGAAGCAAAAAGAAGAGAAGCCATATTCTGTAAAGATACAGTGCTCTTATCGCAAGCAAAAGGATGAAAAGCCCTTCGTTGCATTGGAAAGCTTCTGCAGAAAGCAACAGGAAGAAAAACCAGAAATCTACGGGGAAATCTTATGCAAAAAGCTACAGGAAGAAAAGCCCGTAGATGTCTTTGGTCAGGTCGTAAGCAAAACGCAACAGGAGGAAAGACCCTTCTCTGTGAATGGAAGCTTTGGCAAGAAACAACGGGAAGAGAAACCAGTAGATGATGATGTCTCCTGTAAGAAGCAAAAGGAAGAGAAGCCATATTCTGTGAAAATACAAAGCTTTCGACGTAAGCAGAAAGATGAGAGGCCATTCGTTGCATTAGAAAACTtttgcaaaaagcaaaaggaagAAAAGCCAGAAATCTACGGGGAAATCTTAAGCAAAAAGCTACAGGAAGAAAAGCCCGTAGATGTCTACGGTCAGGTCGTTAGCAAAAAGCAACCGGAGGAAAAACCCTTCTCCGTGAATGGAAGCTTTGGCAAGAAACAACGGGAAGAGAAACCAGTAGATGACGATGTCTCCTGTAAGAAGCAAAAAGAGAAACCTATAGATATCAATGAGATGGTGGCCTTCCGTCAAATGGAAGAGAAACCTATAGATATCAATGAGATGGTCTCCTTCCGGCAAAAGGAAGAGAAGCCTATAAATGTCAATGAGATGGTCTCCTTCCGGCAAAAGGAAGAGAAACCTATGAATATCAATGAGATGGTCTCCTTCCGGCAAAAGGAAGAGAAACCCATAGATATCAATGAGATGGTCTCCTTCCGGCAAAAGGAAGAGAAACCCATAGATATCAATGAGATGGTCTCCTTCCGGCAAAAGGAAGAGAAACCTGTAGATATCAATGAGATGGTCTCCTTCCGGCAAAAAGAAGAGAAACCTATAGATATCAATGAGATGGTCTCCTTCCGGCAAAAGGAAGAGAAACCTGTAGATATCAATGAGATGGTCTCCTTCCGGCAAAAGGAAGAGAAACCTGTAGATATCAATGAGATGGTCTCCTTCCGGCAAAAGGAAGAGAAACCAGAGCTCTCCGACATTTCTTGCAAAAAGCAGCAGGAAGAAAAGCCGTTCGTTGCAAATGCCAGCTTTGACCGTAAGCAGAAGGAAGAAAATCCTATGAATGAGATGGTTTGCCGAAAA CAGAAGGAAGAAAAGCCTATCAATGAGATGGTTTGCCGTAAGCAAAAGGACGAGAATAGTCGCGTTTCACTGCGGTCGTAG
- the LOC117782769 gene encoding calponin homology domain-containing protein DDB_G0272472-like isoform X2, with product MLSIAKNNGVHTVRPIYRCLSVNSTLMNFTRKQKEERPVNVFGRKQKEEKPFTVHGKIFYRKRSEEKPSESFDVSCKKQKEEKPYSVKIQCSYRKQKDEKPFVALESFCRKQQEEKPEIYGEILCKKLQEEKPVDVFGQVVSKTQQEERPFSVNGSFGKKQREEKPVDDDVSCKKQKEEKPYSVKIQSFRRKQKDERPFVALENFCKKQKEEKPEIYGEILSKKLQEEKPVDVYGQVVSKKQPEEKPFSVNGSFGKKQREEKPVDDDVSCKKQKEKPIDINEMVAFRQMEEKPIDINEMVSFRQKEEKPINVNEMVSFRQKEEKPMNINEMVSFRQKEEKPIDINEMVSFRQKEEKPIDINEMVSFRQKEEKPVDINEMVSFRQKEEKPIDINEMVSFRQKEEKPVDINEMVSFRQKEEKPVDINEMVSFRQKEEKPELSDISCKKQQEEKPFVANASFDRKQKEENPMNEMVCRKQKEEKPYASIYEIFSKKQKDKKPLDFFGQVVSKKLQEEKPYVANASFGR from the exons ATGTTGTCCATTGCAAAAAATAACGGTGTCCACACTGTCAGACCAATTTATCGGTGTCTGTCAGTCAATTCAACTCTCATGAATTTTACCAGAAAACAAAAGGAAGAAAGACCAGTGAATGTCTTTGGCAGGAAACAGAAGGAGGAAAAGCCTTTCACTGTGCATGGCAAAATCTTCTACAGGAAGCGAAGTGAAGAAAAACCATCAGAAAGTTTCGATGTCTCCTGCAAGAAGCAAAAAGAAGAGAAGCCATATTCTGTAAAGATACAGTGCTCTTATCGCAAGCAAAAGGATGAAAAGCCCTTCGTTGCATTGGAAAGCTTCTGCAGAAAGCAACAGGAAGAAAAACCAGAAATCTACGGGGAAATCTTATGCAAAAAGCTACAGGAAGAAAAGCCCGTAGATGTCTTTGGTCAGGTCGTAAGCAAAACGCAACAGGAGGAAAGACCCTTCTCTGTGAATGGAAGCTTTGGCAAGAAACAACGGGAAGAGAAACCAGTAGATGATGATGTCTCCTGTAAGAAGCAAAAGGAAGAGAAGCCATATTCTGTGAAAATACAAAGCTTTCGACGTAAGCAGAAAGATGAGAGGCCATTCGTTGCATTAGAAAACTtttgcaaaaagcaaaaggaagAAAAGCCAGAAATCTACGGGGAAATCTTAAGCAAAAAGCTACAGGAAGAAAAGCCCGTAGATGTCTACGGTCAGGTCGTTAGCAAAAAGCAACCGGAGGAAAAACCCTTCTCCGTGAATGGAAGCTTTGGCAAGAAACAACGGGAAGAGAAACCAGTAGATGACGATGTCTCCTGTAAGAAGCAAAAAGAGAAACCTATAGATATCAATGAGATGGTGGCCTTCCGTCAAATGGAAGAGAAACCTATAGATATCAATGAGATGGTCTCCTTCCGGCAAAAGGAAGAGAAGCCTATAAATGTCAATGAGATGGTCTCCTTCCGGCAAAAGGAAGAGAAACCTATGAATATCAATGAGATGGTCTCCTTCCGGCAAAAGGAAGAGAAACCCATAGATATCAATGAGATGGTCTCCTTCCGGCAAAAGGAAGAGAAACCCATAGATATCAATGAGATGGTCTCCTTCCGGCAAAAGGAAGAGAAACCTGTAGATATCAATGAGATGGTCTCCTTCCGGCAAAAAGAAGAGAAACCTATAGATATCAATGAGATGGTCTCCTTCCGGCAAAAGGAAGAGAAACCTGTAGATATCAATGAGATGGTCTCCTTCCGGCAAAAGGAAGAGAAACCTGTAGATATCAATGAGATGGTCTCCTTCCGGCAAAAGGAAGAGAAACCAGAGCTCTCCGACATTTCTTGCAAAAAGCAGCAGGAAGAAAAGCCGTTCGTTGCAAATGCCAGCTTTGACCGTAAGCAGAAGGAAGAAAATCCTATGAATGAGATGGTTTGCCG AAAGCAGAAGGAAGAGAAACCTTATGCTTCAATTTATGAAATCTTTAGCAAGAAGCAAAAAGATAAAAAGCCATTAGATTTCTTTGGTCAAGTCGTGAGCAAAAAGCTACAGGAAGAGAAA CCGTACGTTGCAAATGCCAGCTTTGGCCGTTAG
- the LOC117782776 gene encoding uncharacterized protein LOC117782776: MLSIPRNSLASRLSSFVRLGSVGLLNQQFRNYSDSEKCDEPKQESKCGLAVLREYPCGLKPTQLKKPKKKLARPKLVSMWKLDDCEPDLCVMDLRYDMKYYRITDKRKRKYQVTWNECPRLLIKPKKVCLYEKLKRPKIVRRKRGASTGSAAAGGQSLTCGKEKTKNLCVYIKAPCCKVGRKPPKCRSAFKSLGNCEKRKTPYPSFSECRKDPLLELPPVECRCLSTPATCDAWAILRRRFARGQPPAKRCGEA; this comes from the coding sequence atGCTGTCCATTCCGCGAAATTCCTTGGCCAGCAGATTATCGTCGTTCGTTCGTCTTGGTTCGGTCGGACTTCTTAATCAGCAATTTCGAAACTATTCGGATTCTGAAAAGTGTGATGAGCCGAAGCAGGAATCTAAGTGTGGACTTGCAGTACTGAGAGAGTATCCCTGTGGTCTTAAGCCTACACAGTTAAAAAAGCCAAAGAAAAAACTCGCGCGACCAAAGCTTGTGTCTATGTGGAAGCTGGACGATTGCGAGCCTGATCTCTGTGTTATGGATCTTCGCTACGATATGAAATACTATCGCATAACTGATAAGAGAAAGCGCAAATATCAAGTAACATGGAACGAATGCCCTCGACTCTTAATCAAACCCAAAAAGGTGTGCCTCTACGAGAAATTAAAACGCCCCAAGATCGTGAGGCGAAAACGAGGTGCCAGCACTGGtagtgctgctgctggtggacAAAGCCTGACTTGCGGCAAGGAAAAGACTAAGAACTTATGTGTGTACATTAAAGCGCCTTGTTGTAAGGTCGGACGAAAGCCTCCAAAATGCAGAAGTGCATTCAAAAGTCTTGGCAATTGCGAGAAACGCAAAACCCCGTATCCAAGCTTTTCAGAGTGTAGAAAGGATCCGTTACTCGAATTACCGCCCGTCGAATGCCGTTGCCTTTCCACGCCAGCAACGTGCGATGCTTGGGCCATATTGAGACGACGATTCGCTAGAGGACAGCCCCCAGCCAAAAGATGTGGAGAAGCCTAG
- the LOC117782769 gene encoding vicilin-like seed storage protein At2g18540 isoform X5, with protein MLSIAKNNGVHTVRPIYRCLSVNSTLMNFTRKQKEERPVNVFGRKQKEEKPFTVHGKIFYRKRSEEKPSESFDVSCKKQKEEKPYSVKIQCSYRKQKDEKPFVALESFCRKQQEEKPEIYGEILCKKLQEEKPVDVFGQVVSKTQQEERPFSVNGSFGKKQREEKPVDDDVSCKKQKEEKPYSVKIQSFRRKQKDERPFVALENFCKKQKEEKPEIYGEILSKKLQEEKPVDVYGQVVSKKQPEEKPFSVNGSFGKKQREEKPVDDDVSCKKQKEKPIDINEMVAFRQMEEKPIDINEMVSFRQKEEKPINVNEMVSFRQKEEKPMNINEMVSFRQKEEKPIDINEMVSFRQKEEKPIDINEMVSFRQKEEKPVDINEMVSFRQKEEKPIDINEMVSFRQKEEKPVDINEMVSFRQKEEKPVDINEMVSFRQKEEKPELSDISCKKQQEEKPFVANASFDRKQKEENPMNEMVCRKQKEEKPIVSLRS; from the exons ATGTTGTCCATTGCAAAAAATAACGGTGTCCACACTGTCAGACCAATTTATCGGTGTCTGTCAGTCAATTCAACTCTCATGAATTTTACCAGAAAACAAAAGGAAGAAAGACCAGTGAATGTCTTTGGCAGGAAACAGAAGGAGGAAAAGCCTTTCACTGTGCATGGCAAAATCTTCTACAGGAAGCGAAGTGAAGAAAAACCATCAGAAAGTTTCGATGTCTCCTGCAAGAAGCAAAAAGAAGAGAAGCCATATTCTGTAAAGATACAGTGCTCTTATCGCAAGCAAAAGGATGAAAAGCCCTTCGTTGCATTGGAAAGCTTCTGCAGAAAGCAACAGGAAGAAAAACCAGAAATCTACGGGGAAATCTTATGCAAAAAGCTACAGGAAGAAAAGCCCGTAGATGTCTTTGGTCAGGTCGTAAGCAAAACGCAACAGGAGGAAAGACCCTTCTCTGTGAATGGAAGCTTTGGCAAGAAACAACGGGAAGAGAAACCAGTAGATGATGATGTCTCCTGTAAGAAGCAAAAGGAAGAGAAGCCATATTCTGTGAAAATACAAAGCTTTCGACGTAAGCAGAAAGATGAGAGGCCATTCGTTGCATTAGAAAACTtttgcaaaaagcaaaaggaagAAAAGCCAGAAATCTACGGGGAAATCTTAAGCAAAAAGCTACAGGAAGAAAAGCCCGTAGATGTCTACGGTCAGGTCGTTAGCAAAAAGCAACCGGAGGAAAAACCCTTCTCCGTGAATGGAAGCTTTGGCAAGAAACAACGGGAAGAGAAACCAGTAGATGACGATGTCTCCTGTAAGAAGCAAAAAGAGAAACCTATAGATATCAATGAGATGGTGGCCTTCCGTCAAATGGAAGAGAAACCTATAGATATCAATGAGATGGTCTCCTTCCGGCAAAAGGAAGAGAAGCCTATAAATGTCAATGAGATGGTCTCCTTCCGGCAAAAGGAAGAGAAACCTATGAATATCAATGAGATGGTCTCCTTCCGGCAAAAGGAAGAGAAACCCATAGATATCAATGAGATGGTCTCCTTCCGGCAAAAGGAAGAGAAACCCATAGATATCAATGAGATGGTCTCCTTCCGGCAAAAGGAAGAGAAACCTGTAGATATCAATGAGATGGTCTCCTTCCGGCAAAAAGAAGAGAAACCTATAGATATCAATGAGATGGTCTCCTTCCGGCAAAAGGAAGAGAAACCTGTAGATATCAATGAGATGGTCTCCTTCCGGCAAAAGGAAGAGAAACCTGTAGATATCAATGAGATGGTCTCCTTCCGGCAAAAGGAAGAGAAACCAGAGCTCTCCGACATTTCTTGCAAAAAGCAGCAGGAAGAAAAGCCGTTCGTTGCAAATGCCAGCTTTGACCGTAAGCAGAAGGAAGAAAATCCTATGAATGAGATGGTTTGCCGAAAACA GAAGGAAGAAAAGCCTAT CGTTTCACTGCGGTCGTAG
- the LOC117782769 gene encoding vicilin-like seed storage protein At2g18540 isoform X3, producing MLSIAKNNGVHTVRPIYRCLSVNSTLMNFTRKQKEERPVNVFGRKQKEEKPFTVHGKIFYRKRSEEKPSESFDVSCKKQKEEKPYSVKIQCSYRKQKDEKPFVALESFCRKQQEEKPEIYGEILCKKLQEEKPVDVFGQVVSKTQQEERPFSVNGSFGKKQREEKPVDDDVSCKKQKEEKPYSVKIQSFRRKQKDERPFVALENFCKKQKEEKPEIYGEILSKKLQEEKPVDVYGQVVSKKQPEEKPFSVNGSFGKKQREEKPVDDDVSCKKQKEKPIDINEMVAFRQMEEKPIDINEMVSFRQKEEKPINVNEMVSFRQKEEKPMNINEMVSFRQKEEKPIDINEMVSFRQKEEKPIDINEMVSFRQKEEKPVDINEMVSFRQKEEKPIDINEMVSFRQKEEKPVDINEMVSFRQKEEKPVDINEMVSFRQKEEKPELSDISCKKQQEEKPFVANASFDRKQKEENPMNEMVCRKLQEEKPELYDISSFAKSRRKRNLMLQFMKSLARSKKIKSH from the exons ATGTTGTCCATTGCAAAAAATAACGGTGTCCACACTGTCAGACCAATTTATCGGTGTCTGTCAGTCAATTCAACTCTCATGAATTTTACCAGAAAACAAAAGGAAGAAAGACCAGTGAATGTCTTTGGCAGGAAACAGAAGGAGGAAAAGCCTTTCACTGTGCATGGCAAAATCTTCTACAGGAAGCGAAGTGAAGAAAAACCATCAGAAAGTTTCGATGTCTCCTGCAAGAAGCAAAAAGAAGAGAAGCCATATTCTGTAAAGATACAGTGCTCTTATCGCAAGCAAAAGGATGAAAAGCCCTTCGTTGCATTGGAAAGCTTCTGCAGAAAGCAACAGGAAGAAAAACCAGAAATCTACGGGGAAATCTTATGCAAAAAGCTACAGGAAGAAAAGCCCGTAGATGTCTTTGGTCAGGTCGTAAGCAAAACGCAACAGGAGGAAAGACCCTTCTCTGTGAATGGAAGCTTTGGCAAGAAACAACGGGAAGAGAAACCAGTAGATGATGATGTCTCCTGTAAGAAGCAAAAGGAAGAGAAGCCATATTCTGTGAAAATACAAAGCTTTCGACGTAAGCAGAAAGATGAGAGGCCATTCGTTGCATTAGAAAACTtttgcaaaaagcaaaaggaagAAAAGCCAGAAATCTACGGGGAAATCTTAAGCAAAAAGCTACAGGAAGAAAAGCCCGTAGATGTCTACGGTCAGGTCGTTAGCAAAAAGCAACCGGAGGAAAAACCCTTCTCCGTGAATGGAAGCTTTGGCAAGAAACAACGGGAAGAGAAACCAGTAGATGACGATGTCTCCTGTAAGAAGCAAAAAGAGAAACCTATAGATATCAATGAGATGGTGGCCTTCCGTCAAATGGAAGAGAAACCTATAGATATCAATGAGATGGTCTCCTTCCGGCAAAAGGAAGAGAAGCCTATAAATGTCAATGAGATGGTCTCCTTCCGGCAAAAGGAAGAGAAACCTATGAATATCAATGAGATGGTCTCCTTCCGGCAAAAGGAAGAGAAACCCATAGATATCAATGAGATGGTCTCCTTCCGGCAAAAGGAAGAGAAACCCATAGATATCAATGAGATGGTCTCCTTCCGGCAAAAGGAAGAGAAACCTGTAGATATCAATGAGATGGTCTCCTTCCGGCAAAAAGAAGAGAAACCTATAGATATCAATGAGATGGTCTCCTTCCGGCAAAAGGAAGAGAAACCTGTAGATATCAATGAGATGGTCTCCTTCCGGCAAAAGGAAGAGAAACCTGTAGATATCAATGAGATGGTCTCCTTCCGGCAAAAGGAAGAGAAACCAGAGCTCTCCGACATTTCTTGCAAAAAGCAGCAGGAAGAAAAGCCGTTCGTTGCAAATGCCAGCTTTGACCGTAAGCAGAAGGAAGAAAATCCTATGAATGAGATGGTTTGCCG AAAGCTACAGGAAGAGAAACCAGAGCTATACGACATTTCTT CTTTTGCAAAAAGCAGAAGGAAGAGAAACCTTATGCTTCAATTTATGAAATCTTTAGCAAGAAGCAAAAAGATAAAAAGCCATTAG
- the LOC117782775 gene encoding uncharacterized protein LOC117782775 produces MLKMMFWKTIAAESQLLQRHVRTIMTSSARSFKAKEYSPSPTCLSKGKSQKKKSDTDCVDDHPKPRRRKDIEETFPFYHLIKFKDECCGSECIDKDFPSFDKCLYKESDKNKRKYQVTWVECPPLKIKPKKICCTAKVQHPPIVRRKPLEKPDTACALPESCKPKGDLKCRRITMPRCRPVRVPVRCHRVRWPSECKKVKAPYPSFSECSRPKLRGKRRTECECLDEISMCHLLAYLNRRLRQTGTMQLNPCQK; encoded by the coding sequence ATGTTAAAAATGATGTTTTGGAAGACTATTGCAGCCGAGTCTCAATTGCTTCAGCGTCATGTGCGAACTATTATGACAAGTTCAGCTCGCTCGTTCAAGGCAAAGGAATATAGCCCCTCTCCCACATGCCTGTCCAAGGGCAAGAGTCAAAAGAAGAAGTCGGATACTGATTGCGTTGATGACCACCCTAAGCCACGTCGGCGGAAGGATATAGAGGAAACCTTTccattttatcatttaatcAAGTTCAAGGATGAATGCTGTGGCTCGGAATGTATAGACAAGGATTTCCCGAGCTTTGACAAGTGCTTGTACAAAGAGTCTGACAAGAACAAACGCAAGTATCAAGTTACATGGGTAGAGTGTCCGCCATTAAAGATCAAGCCCAAGAAAATCTGCTGCACCGCGAAGGTTCAACATCCTCCGATTGTTCGTCGCAAGCCCTTAGAGAAACCGGACACGGCTTGCGCATTGCCAGAATCCTGCAAGCCGAAAGGAGATCTAAAATGTCGCCGCATTACGATGCCCCGTTGTAGGCCTGTGCGAGTTCCCGTTCGTTGCCATCGCGTTCGTTGGCCGAGTGAATGCAAAAAGGTCAAGGCGCCATATCCATCCTTCTCAGAATGCAGCCGCCCGAAGTTGCGTGGAAAACGACGAACTGAATGCGAATGCCTTGATGAAATATCAATGTGTCATCTACTCGCTTATCTGAATAGACGACTCCGGCAAACTGGCACTATGCAACTGAATCCCTGTCAAAAGtag